One Vigna unguiculata cultivar IT97K-499-35 chromosome 7, ASM411807v1, whole genome shotgun sequence genomic region harbors:
- the LOC114192753 gene encoding COP1-interacting protein 7 isoform X1 → MNASTRLDSAVFQLTPTRTRFDLVIIVNGKKEKIASGLLNPFLSHLKAAQNQMDKGGYSIVLEPPDGNSDTSWFTKGTVERFVRFVSTPEILERVYTVESEILQIEEAIAIQGNNSLGISTVEENQTNHVDSIEGRRTQQDNNEERAIVLYKPDAQPAQAKGTTPSEGNSKVHLLKVLETRKSALQKEQGMAFARAVAAGFDEDYIPPLMSFAECFGASRMKDACTKFRDLWRRKHETGQWLEIEAAETMSNRSDFSALNASGIILPNMVSASHTELDSESNGKASSDVPPMDRQPSIGNQDNIQGQFPHMFSPWPLHSPPGAVPVFQPCPVQGIPYYQAYPGNSPFMQPNYSPMEDPRLIAGQNNGRRRHSMDSRHSNTESELTDEVDIERDGAHTGGRRKKDRRSGKKSGMVVIRNINYITKAENSSDSGSHSDSASETNEDNKESVKTSKRRDSRKESLKKLDSSDREKTDHGKDEDGGHWQAFENCLLRDVDDDRHTIDLDQFDSEKLNNMRRKKQMDVNDPLVLAEREVHEGQGSSSLDMHSISKGLTHMPKRSNNDLLLSARTGQSGDGRSGDDVQSLEVSGKRSGYRMAAGDDFITSKQENELSNAYPSSDMETSLGYSSNKLERKLFHDMNDDSYILEHRSIEVNDAGNVERNAIDMDYEIPIVRKNEEKSSDLINHISNELDELSMLPERGTERGSMSYDPAFDYEMQAQAGSTLKNKNKEVVTDTKPGSKKLDKEPKSKVNPNSADRRKSGGPIRRGKTSKLSPLDEARARAESLRNYKADLQKMKKEKEEEEIKRLEALKMERQKRIAAKSSSTTTRSPSQLTKKQLPTKLSPSSHKGSKFSDSEPGASSPLQRFPIRTASVGSNDSLKLSKTSRLTSRNHLDNNKLSRSVSSLPESKLEKDDSATDTKASMVRIRRLSEPKVSTIRQTSSIKPLGAGTMSKAKAADGPESKKISAIVSHDKSKTAALPELKIRTAKASDNPQNRTSSVKDKVHKLNDSKSSMASQSTMSKKKEIGTSSNGDRDDNPVVEKTVVMLECERPYAPPIHNAEENFQIPEKHCDNDEVTEKTEIASNYAAIRAPVSPSSMDIIDKETSGSQSHLQSIYTEVKMDHTEIEPSKSSSLGISGETYEAPYARVSSMEDPSTRNSEYGKAAPTSSETAAIGVDTVKAHVSNIGNSTLEKIPEAVEKPQVKESSSKGFRRLLMFGKKSHRSAAERSTESDNVSIDGSEADEIGNNGSPNEVHTLKNLISQDETPTASTTQQKSSRSFSLLSPFRSKNSEKKIMMA, encoded by the exons ATGAACGCTTCAACAAGATTGGATTCAGCTGTGTTTCAGCTCACACCCACTAGAACAAG GTTTGACTTGGTTATAATTGTTAATGGAAAGAAGGAGAAGATTGCCTCAGGCTTGCTCAATCCATTTCTTTCCCACTTGAAGGCTGCTCAGAATCAGATGGACAAGGGTGGTTATTCAATTGTTCTTGAGCCACCTGATGGTAACAGTGATACGTCGTGGTTTACCAAGGGAACTGTTGAAAG GTTTGTTCGTTTTGTGAGCACTCCCGAGATATTGGAACGTGTGTATACTGTAGAATCAGAAATCTTACAAATTGAAGAGGCAATTGCAATTCAAGGAAATAATTCCCTGGGAATTAGCACT GTGGAAGAAAATCAAACGAATCATGTTGACAGCATTGAAG GAAGGAGGACTCAGCAGGACAATAATGAGGAGAGAGCAATTGTACTTTACAAG CCTGATGCACAGCCTGCTCAAGCTAAGGGGACCACCCCATCGGAAGGAAACTCGAA AGTTCATCTTCTGAAAGTCCTAGAGACACGTAAGTCAGCATTGCAGAAAGAGCAAGGCATGGCATTTGCTCGTGCTGTTGCTGCTGGTTTTGATGAGGACTATATACCACCTTTGATGTCATTTGCTGAATGTTTTGGAGCATCTCGCATGAA GGATGCATGCACAAAATTCAGGGATCTTTGGAGAAGAAAACATGAAACTGGACAATGGCTTGAAATTGAAGCTGCTGAAACAATGTCCAATCGCTCAGACTTCTCTGCGTTAAATGCTTCTGGCATTATACTTCCCAATATGGTCTCTGCGTCTCATACTGAATTGGACTCTGAGAGTAATGGGAAAGCAAGTTCAG ATGTGCCTCCGATGGACCGCCAACCATCAATAGGAAACCAAGATAATATTCAAGGTCAATTTCCTCACATGTTCTCTCCTTGGCCTCTTCATTCTCCTCCAGGTGCTGTACCAGTCTTTCAGCCATGTCCAGTGCAGGGCATACCCTACTATCAAGCATATCCAGGAAACAGTCCATTTATGCAGCCAAATTATTCTCCCATGGAGGACCCCAGACTAATTGCTGGTCAAAATAATGGACGCAGAAGGCATTCAATGGATAGCAGACACAGCAATACTGAATCAGAATTGACGGACGAAGTGGATATAGAGAGGGATGGTGCACATACTGGAGGTCGACGGAAGAAGGATAGGCGATCAGGGAAGAAATCTGGCATGGTGGTGATTCGGAACATCAATTACATTACAAAGGCAGAAAATTCCTCTGACAGTGGATCACATTCAGATTCTGCTTCAGAAACCAATGAAGATAATAAGGAATCTGTGAAGACCTCAAAGAGAAGGGACTCCAGAAAAGAATCTTTGAAGAAATTGGATTCGTCTGATAGGGAAAAAACAGACCATGGGAAGGATGAAGATGGAGGCCACTGGCAAGCATTCGAAAACTGTTTACTAAGAGATGTTGACGATGATAGGCATACCATTGACCTTGACCAATTTGATTCGGAAAAGTTGAATAacatgagaagaaaaaaacaaatggaTGTCAATGATCCTTTAGTTTTAGCTGAGCGGGAAGTGCATGAAGGTCAGGGAAGTTCTTCTTTAGATATGCATAGCATTAGCAAAGGATTGACTCACATGCCCAAGAGATCCAATAATGATTTATTGTTATCTGCAAGAACAGGACAGTCTGGTGATGGGCGGTCTGGAGATGATGTACAATCTTTAGAAGTATCTGGGAAAAGGAGTGGTTACAGAATGGCTGCCGGTGATGATTTTATCACTTCCAAACAAGAAAATGAACTCAGCAATGCTTACCCTTCCTCAGATATGGAAACTTCACTAGGTTATTCAAGCAATAAACTAGAAAGGAAGTTGTTTCATGATATGAATGATGATTCCTACATATTGGAACATAGATCGATAGAAGTCAATGATGCAGGAAATGTTGAGAGAAATGCTATTGACATGGATTATGAGATCCCAATTGTGCGGAAAAATGAAGAGAAGTCTTCTGATCTAATAAACCATATTAGTAATGAGCTGGATGAATTAAGTATGCTGCCTGAACGAGGAACTGAAAGGGGATCAATGAGTTATGACCCTGCTTTCGACTATGAAATGCAGGCCCAGGCTGGTagtactttaaaaaataagaacaaagaGGTAGTAACCGACACCAAACCAGGATCTAAGAAGTTGGATAAGGAGCCCAAATCAAAAGTTAACCCAAACAGTGCTGATAGAAGAAAGAGTGGTGGACCAATAAGGAGAGGGAAAACTTCTAAACTTAGTCCTCTGGACGAAGCACGAGCACGTGCTGAGAGCTTACGGAACTACAAAGCTGATCTCcagaaaatgaagaaagagaaG GAAGAGGAAGAGATAAAACGCCTAGAAGCCTTAAAGATGGAGAGGCAAAAGAGGATTGCTGCCAAGAGCAGCTCAACCACTACACGGTCGCCGTCACAGCTTACCAAGAAACAACTTCCAACGAAACTTTCACCAAGCTCTCATAAAGGGTCTAAATTTAGTGATTCAGAGCCAGGAGCATCCTCACCCCTTCAAAGATTCCCCATCAGAACTGCATCCGTTGGATCTAATGATTCTTTGAAATTGTCAAAAACCAGCAGATTGACTTCTAGAAACCACTTGGATAATAACAAATTAAGCCGATCAGTGTCTTCTTTGCCCGAATCTAAGCTAGAGAAGGATGATAGTGCAACTGATACTAAGGCATCAATGGTAAGGATTAGAAGATTGTCAGAACCAAAAGTCAGTACCATTCGTCAGACTTCCTCAATTAAACCTCTTGGCGCTGGAACAATGTCAAAGGCTAAAGCAGCTGATGGTCCCGAGAGCAAAAAGATTTCTGCAATTGTGAGTCATGATAAAAGCAAGACAGCAGCCCTTCCAGAACTGAAAATTAGAACAGCCAAAGCTAGTGACAATCCTCAGAACAGAACATCATCAGTCAAAGACAAGGTACATAAGTTGAATGATAGCAAGTCTTCAATGGCTTCACAAAGTACCAtgtcaaagaaaaaagaaattggtaCTTCATCCAATGGTGATAGAGATGACAATCCTGTAGTTGAAAAGACTGTTGTGATGCTCGAGTGTGAGAGACCTTATGCCCCTCCTATTCATAATgcagaagaaaattttcaaataccAGAGAAACATTGTGATAATGATGAAGTAACTGAAAAAACAGAGATAGCATCTAATTATGCTGCTATTCGTGCTCCTGTCTCACCATCAAGCATGGATATAATTGATAAAGAAACCTCAGGGAGCCAATCACACCTTCAATCCATATATACCGAG GTTAAAATGGATCATACAGAGATAGAACCTTCAAAATCATCCAGTCTTGGTATTTCTGGGGAAACATATGAAGCCCCATATGCTCGAGTTTCTTCCATGGAGGATCCTAGCACTAGAAATAGTGAGTATGGTAAAGCAGCACCCACAAGTTCAGAGACTGCAGCAATCGGTGTGGATACTGTTAAAGCACACGTGTCTAACATTGGGAACTCAACACTTGAGAAGATTCCTGAAGCAGTTGAGAAGCCTCAGGTGAAGGAGTCATCGTCCAAAGGGTTTAGACGGCTGCTAATGTTTGGAAAAAAGAGTCATAGGTCAGCTGCTGAACGCAGCACAGAATCAGATAATGTCAGCATAGATGGTTCTGAGGCGGATGAGATTGGAAATAATGGTTCCCCTAATGAAG TTCATACTTTAAAGAACTTGATCTCTCAGGATGAAACACCCACAGCCAGCACAACTCAACAAAAGT CTTCGCgttccttttctttgttatcCCCATTTAGAAGCAAGAACAGCGAAAAAAAGATAATGATGGCTTAA
- the LOC114192753 gene encoding COP1-interacting protein 7 isoform X2, whose amino-acid sequence MNASTRLDSAVFQLTPTRTRFDLVIIVNGKKEKIASGLLNPFLSHLKAAQNQMDKGGYSIVLEPPDGNSDTSWFTKGTVERFVRFVSTPEILERVYTVESEILQIEEAIAIQGNNSLGISTVEENQTNHVDSIEGRRTQQDNNEERAIVLYKPDAQPAQAKGTTPSEGNSKVHLLKVLETRKSALQKEQGMAFARAVAAGFDEDYIPPLMSFAECFGASRMKDACTKFRDLWRRKHETGQWLEIEAAETMSNRSDFSALNASGIILPNMVSASHTELDSESNGKASSGAVPVFQPCPVQGIPYYQAYPGNSPFMQPNYSPMEDPRLIAGQNNGRRRHSMDSRHSNTESELTDEVDIERDGAHTGGRRKKDRRSGKKSGMVVIRNINYITKAENSSDSGSHSDSASETNEDNKESVKTSKRRDSRKESLKKLDSSDREKTDHGKDEDGGHWQAFENCLLRDVDDDRHTIDLDQFDSEKLNNMRRKKQMDVNDPLVLAEREVHEGQGSSSLDMHSISKGLTHMPKRSNNDLLLSARTGQSGDGRSGDDVQSLEVSGKRSGYRMAAGDDFITSKQENELSNAYPSSDMETSLGYSSNKLERKLFHDMNDDSYILEHRSIEVNDAGNVERNAIDMDYEIPIVRKNEEKSSDLINHISNELDELSMLPERGTERGSMSYDPAFDYEMQAQAGSTLKNKNKEVVTDTKPGSKKLDKEPKSKVNPNSADRRKSGGPIRRGKTSKLSPLDEARARAESLRNYKADLQKMKKEKEEEEIKRLEALKMERQKRIAAKSSSTTTRSPSQLTKKQLPTKLSPSSHKGSKFSDSEPGASSPLQRFPIRTASVGSNDSLKLSKTSRLTSRNHLDNNKLSRSVSSLPESKLEKDDSATDTKASMVRIRRLSEPKVSTIRQTSSIKPLGAGTMSKAKAADGPESKKISAIVSHDKSKTAALPELKIRTAKASDNPQNRTSSVKDKVHKLNDSKSSMASQSTMSKKKEIGTSSNGDRDDNPVVEKTVVMLECERPYAPPIHNAEENFQIPEKHCDNDEVTEKTEIASNYAAIRAPVSPSSMDIIDKETSGSQSHLQSIYTEVKMDHTEIEPSKSSSLGISGETYEAPYARVSSMEDPSTRNSEYGKAAPTSSETAAIGVDTVKAHVSNIGNSTLEKIPEAVEKPQVKESSSKGFRRLLMFGKKSHRSAAERSTESDNVSIDGSEADEIGNNGSPNEVHTLKNLISQDETPTASTTQQKSSRSFSLLSPFRSKNSEKKIMMA is encoded by the exons ATGAACGCTTCAACAAGATTGGATTCAGCTGTGTTTCAGCTCACACCCACTAGAACAAG GTTTGACTTGGTTATAATTGTTAATGGAAAGAAGGAGAAGATTGCCTCAGGCTTGCTCAATCCATTTCTTTCCCACTTGAAGGCTGCTCAGAATCAGATGGACAAGGGTGGTTATTCAATTGTTCTTGAGCCACCTGATGGTAACAGTGATACGTCGTGGTTTACCAAGGGAACTGTTGAAAG GTTTGTTCGTTTTGTGAGCACTCCCGAGATATTGGAACGTGTGTATACTGTAGAATCAGAAATCTTACAAATTGAAGAGGCAATTGCAATTCAAGGAAATAATTCCCTGGGAATTAGCACT GTGGAAGAAAATCAAACGAATCATGTTGACAGCATTGAAG GAAGGAGGACTCAGCAGGACAATAATGAGGAGAGAGCAATTGTACTTTACAAG CCTGATGCACAGCCTGCTCAAGCTAAGGGGACCACCCCATCGGAAGGAAACTCGAA AGTTCATCTTCTGAAAGTCCTAGAGACACGTAAGTCAGCATTGCAGAAAGAGCAAGGCATGGCATTTGCTCGTGCTGTTGCTGCTGGTTTTGATGAGGACTATATACCACCTTTGATGTCATTTGCTGAATGTTTTGGAGCATCTCGCATGAA GGATGCATGCACAAAATTCAGGGATCTTTGGAGAAGAAAACATGAAACTGGACAATGGCTTGAAATTGAAGCTGCTGAAACAATGTCCAATCGCTCAGACTTCTCTGCGTTAAATGCTTCTGGCATTATACTTCCCAATATGGTCTCTGCGTCTCATACTGAATTGGACTCTGAGAGTAATGGGAAAGCAAGTTCAG GTGCTGTACCAGTCTTTCAGCCATGTCCAGTGCAGGGCATACCCTACTATCAAGCATATCCAGGAAACAGTCCATTTATGCAGCCAAATTATTCTCCCATGGAGGACCCCAGACTAATTGCTGGTCAAAATAATGGACGCAGAAGGCATTCAATGGATAGCAGACACAGCAATACTGAATCAGAATTGACGGACGAAGTGGATATAGAGAGGGATGGTGCACATACTGGAGGTCGACGGAAGAAGGATAGGCGATCAGGGAAGAAATCTGGCATGGTGGTGATTCGGAACATCAATTACATTACAAAGGCAGAAAATTCCTCTGACAGTGGATCACATTCAGATTCTGCTTCAGAAACCAATGAAGATAATAAGGAATCTGTGAAGACCTCAAAGAGAAGGGACTCCAGAAAAGAATCTTTGAAGAAATTGGATTCGTCTGATAGGGAAAAAACAGACCATGGGAAGGATGAAGATGGAGGCCACTGGCAAGCATTCGAAAACTGTTTACTAAGAGATGTTGACGATGATAGGCATACCATTGACCTTGACCAATTTGATTCGGAAAAGTTGAATAacatgagaagaaaaaaacaaatggaTGTCAATGATCCTTTAGTTTTAGCTGAGCGGGAAGTGCATGAAGGTCAGGGAAGTTCTTCTTTAGATATGCATAGCATTAGCAAAGGATTGACTCACATGCCCAAGAGATCCAATAATGATTTATTGTTATCTGCAAGAACAGGACAGTCTGGTGATGGGCGGTCTGGAGATGATGTACAATCTTTAGAAGTATCTGGGAAAAGGAGTGGTTACAGAATGGCTGCCGGTGATGATTTTATCACTTCCAAACAAGAAAATGAACTCAGCAATGCTTACCCTTCCTCAGATATGGAAACTTCACTAGGTTATTCAAGCAATAAACTAGAAAGGAAGTTGTTTCATGATATGAATGATGATTCCTACATATTGGAACATAGATCGATAGAAGTCAATGATGCAGGAAATGTTGAGAGAAATGCTATTGACATGGATTATGAGATCCCAATTGTGCGGAAAAATGAAGAGAAGTCTTCTGATCTAATAAACCATATTAGTAATGAGCTGGATGAATTAAGTATGCTGCCTGAACGAGGAACTGAAAGGGGATCAATGAGTTATGACCCTGCTTTCGACTATGAAATGCAGGCCCAGGCTGGTagtactttaaaaaataagaacaaagaGGTAGTAACCGACACCAAACCAGGATCTAAGAAGTTGGATAAGGAGCCCAAATCAAAAGTTAACCCAAACAGTGCTGATAGAAGAAAGAGTGGTGGACCAATAAGGAGAGGGAAAACTTCTAAACTTAGTCCTCTGGACGAAGCACGAGCACGTGCTGAGAGCTTACGGAACTACAAAGCTGATCTCcagaaaatgaagaaagagaaG GAAGAGGAAGAGATAAAACGCCTAGAAGCCTTAAAGATGGAGAGGCAAAAGAGGATTGCTGCCAAGAGCAGCTCAACCACTACACGGTCGCCGTCACAGCTTACCAAGAAACAACTTCCAACGAAACTTTCACCAAGCTCTCATAAAGGGTCTAAATTTAGTGATTCAGAGCCAGGAGCATCCTCACCCCTTCAAAGATTCCCCATCAGAACTGCATCCGTTGGATCTAATGATTCTTTGAAATTGTCAAAAACCAGCAGATTGACTTCTAGAAACCACTTGGATAATAACAAATTAAGCCGATCAGTGTCTTCTTTGCCCGAATCTAAGCTAGAGAAGGATGATAGTGCAACTGATACTAAGGCATCAATGGTAAGGATTAGAAGATTGTCAGAACCAAAAGTCAGTACCATTCGTCAGACTTCCTCAATTAAACCTCTTGGCGCTGGAACAATGTCAAAGGCTAAAGCAGCTGATGGTCCCGAGAGCAAAAAGATTTCTGCAATTGTGAGTCATGATAAAAGCAAGACAGCAGCCCTTCCAGAACTGAAAATTAGAACAGCCAAAGCTAGTGACAATCCTCAGAACAGAACATCATCAGTCAAAGACAAGGTACATAAGTTGAATGATAGCAAGTCTTCAATGGCTTCACAAAGTACCAtgtcaaagaaaaaagaaattggtaCTTCATCCAATGGTGATAGAGATGACAATCCTGTAGTTGAAAAGACTGTTGTGATGCTCGAGTGTGAGAGACCTTATGCCCCTCCTATTCATAATgcagaagaaaattttcaaataccAGAGAAACATTGTGATAATGATGAAGTAACTGAAAAAACAGAGATAGCATCTAATTATGCTGCTATTCGTGCTCCTGTCTCACCATCAAGCATGGATATAATTGATAAAGAAACCTCAGGGAGCCAATCACACCTTCAATCCATATATACCGAG GTTAAAATGGATCATACAGAGATAGAACCTTCAAAATCATCCAGTCTTGGTATTTCTGGGGAAACATATGAAGCCCCATATGCTCGAGTTTCTTCCATGGAGGATCCTAGCACTAGAAATAGTGAGTATGGTAAAGCAGCACCCACAAGTTCAGAGACTGCAGCAATCGGTGTGGATACTGTTAAAGCACACGTGTCTAACATTGGGAACTCAACACTTGAGAAGATTCCTGAAGCAGTTGAGAAGCCTCAGGTGAAGGAGTCATCGTCCAAAGGGTTTAGACGGCTGCTAATGTTTGGAAAAAAGAGTCATAGGTCAGCTGCTGAACGCAGCACAGAATCAGATAATGTCAGCATAGATGGTTCTGAGGCGGATGAGATTGGAAATAATGGTTCCCCTAATGAAG TTCATACTTTAAAGAACTTGATCTCTCAGGATGAAACACCCACAGCCAGCACAACTCAACAAAAGT CTTCGCgttccttttctttgttatcCCCATTTAGAAGCAAGAACAGCGAAAAAAAGATAATGATGGCTTAA
- the LOC114190857 gene encoding clathrin interactor 1, with the protein MGSLFLEQIKKQTTTFLQEKYKSARMTFTDVTEAELLAEEATNKDDCSPDAKTMTRIAEASFDIDEYWRIVDILHHRLYNVDWEQWRQAYKTMVLLEFLLTHGPQEFALEFQCDIEIIEELGGFTHIDEKGFNWGSRMQKLSDEIVKLLQNAEALTEARLKALKITNGIQGFGCAVKCPSPTSPSSSGSSSFYSFSTTSTPDNLPPRDLKHVTKNHLWKGFAGEEKNILIDSTEDEYVAKPKGFVGEMYEKISAVSPLNGEKRGKVDFRCLSDVGKKVSEKKFDRQYSFWF; encoded by the exons ATGGGTAGCCTATTCCTGGagcaaataaaaaaacagaCAACAACTTTCCTACAAGAAAAGTACAAATCTGCTAGGATGACATTTACTGATGTTACTGAAGCTGAATT GCTCGCAGAGGAAGCAACAAATAAGGATGATTGCAGTCCTGATGCCAAAACTATGACCAGAATTGCAGAGGCATCATTTGACATAGATGAGTATTGGAGAATTGTTGATATTCTTCATCATAG GTTGTATAACGTGGATTGGGAGCAATGGAGACAAGCATACAAAACAATGGTTCTTCTGGAATTCTTGCTCACCCATGGCCCTCAAGAGTTTGCTCTAGAATTTCAATGtgatatagaaattattgaagaaCTAGGAGGGTTCACTCATATTGATGAAAAAGG GTTCAATTGGGGATCCAGAATGCAAAAACTATCAGACGAAATAGTGAAGCTTTTACAGAATGCAGAAGCTCTTACAGAAGCACGTTTGAAGGCTCTGAAAATAACAAACGGAATACAAGGGTTTGGATGTGCAGTGAAGTGTCCATCTCCAACATCGCCATCATCCTCAGGATCTTCATCATTTTACTCATTTTCCACCACAAGCACCCCTGATAAC CTACCTCCAAGGGACTTGAAGCATGTGACCAAAAACCACCTTTGGAAAGGATTTGCAGGTGAGGAGAAAAACATTTTGATCGATTCTACGGAAGATGAATATGTGGCAAAACCAAAAGGGTTTGTCGGTGAAATGTACGAAAAGATCTCTGCTGTTAGTCCCTTAAACGGAGAAAAACGTGGAAAAGTTGATTTTAGATGCCTATCAGATGTTGGGAAAAAGGTCAGTGAAAAGAAATTTGATCGTCAATACTCGTTTTGGTTTTGA